In bacterium, the following are encoded in one genomic region:
- a CDS encoding M50 family metallopeptidase, whose amino-acid sequence MQVWIFSVINFIIILGLLVLAHEGGHYLAAKRAKMRVDEFAIGMGPILARLGHHGETLFTIRWLPIGGFVKIAGMTPDEEDIEGGFSTKSWGQRVFAVFAGPLASILFGYIVFVFLCMSVGVADRPLPVVDVVSPKSEASRIGLKTGDRILAIDNQPTPNWDTMYNIVKVSGGKVITLSIKRGSSQIELKASPKNIDPLSGKFSQNAKIGFSPEYELKRLGPAQAFVFGSQFTVRMLGDMVGMFKSGKKIKENVGGPIAIVSITRKATEKGFGSLLMLAGSLSISLGFINLFPIPILDGGHILLLFVERLRGGRKLSLRAQVVVQYIGLVMIVGIFMSVMYLDIARIINHKMP is encoded by the coding sequence ATGCAAGTTTGGATATTTTCAGTAATTAATTTCATTATCATATTAGGCCTGTTGGTTTTAGCGCATGAAGGCGGACATTATTTGGCCGCTAAGCGCGCTAAAATGCGCGTTGATGAGTTTGCAATTGGAATGGGGCCGATTCTTGCTAGACTTGGCCATCATGGGGAAACCCTCTTCACCATTCGTTGGCTTCCAATTGGCGGCTTCGTAAAAATTGCAGGAATGACTCCTGATGAAGAAGATATCGAAGGTGGATTCAGCACGAAATCATGGGGTCAACGTGTCTTTGCTGTTTTTGCCGGTCCTCTTGCGAGCATTCTTTTCGGGTATATCGTTTTTGTCTTTCTCTGTATGTCAGTTGGAGTAGCTGATCGCCCGCTTCCAGTGGTAGATGTAGTATCGCCTAAATCTGAAGCTTCTAGAATAGGGTTGAAGACAGGGGACCGTATTTTAGCGATTGATAACCAGCCGACGCCGAATTGGGATACTATGTACAATATAGTCAAAGTGAGTGGCGGTAAGGTAATCACACTCTCAATCAAGCGTGGCAGCTCTCAAATTGAGTTAAAAGCTTCTCCAAAAAACATAGACCCGTTAAGCGGCAAGTTCAGCCAGAATGCCAAAATCGGCTTTTCACCTGAATATGAATTAAAACGTCTCGGTCCAGCCCAGGCATTCGTTTTTGGCTCCCAGTTTACTGTGAGAATGCTTGGCGATATGGTAGGGATGTTTAAGAGCGGCAAGAAGATCAAGGAGAATGTCGGGGGGCCAATTGCAATTGTGAGCATCACTCGTAAAGCCACAGAGAAAGGATTTGGCTCACTTCTAATGCTGGCTGGTTCTCTTAGTATTTCATTGGGCTTTATTAACTTATTCCCGATCCCAATCTTAGACGGCGGTCATATACTATTACTTTTTGTTGAGCGATTAAGGGGGGGGAGAAAGCTTTCTCTCCGTGCTCAAGTAGTGGTCCAATACATAGGGCTTGTGATGATCGTAGGCATCTTCATGTCCGTAATGTATCTTGACATTGCCCGTATCATCAACCACAAAATGCCTTAG
- a CDS encoding 1-deoxy-D-xylulose-5-phosphate reductoisomerase has translation MSKNGIRRVVVLGSTGSIGRQVLDVASRLKDEIRIVALAANKNAAGVAEQARALGVKLIGLVDPEAAREARDIFAGTDVKVVEGIEGLCELSTMPEADIVVVGVAGVAGFKPTVAAIEAGKTIALASKEVLVAGGELITKMLKRKKAPLLPIDSEHSAIFQCLQGSRPEQIEKILLTASGGPFANSSASDLHRVTVDEALQHPTWQMGSLVTINSATLMNKGLEVIEAHWLFGVDVSQIEVVIHPQSIVHSMVQFKDGSILGQMGLPDMRLPIQYALLYPERVDSHLPRLDLTKVGGLTFTEPDTQRFPCLSLAYHAARTGKTMPTVMNGANEAAVELFLQRKIALAEIPRIIQIVMTRHNPVEVSFESIVENDQWARKVARQVAVSMTEGTGQ, from the coding sequence GTGTCAAAGAATGGAATTAGGCGAGTAGTCGTGCTTGGTTCGACCGGTTCGATCGGTCGACAGGTATTGGATGTTGCTTCACGCCTTAAGGACGAAATCCGGATTGTCGCTCTTGCAGCCAATAAAAATGCTGCCGGAGTTGCCGAACAAGCGCGTGCCTTGGGAGTTAAGCTTATTGGTTTAGTCGATCCCGAAGCTGCACGCGAGGCGCGTGATATCTTTGCCGGTACTGATGTCAAAGTGGTTGAGGGTATCGAAGGTTTATGTGAACTGAGCACGATGCCAGAGGCTGACATAGTGGTTGTGGGCGTTGCCGGTGTCGCTGGATTTAAGCCGACTGTTGCCGCAATTGAAGCCGGCAAAACGATTGCTTTGGCCAGTAAAGAGGTTTTGGTGGCAGGCGGTGAGCTTATTACCAAGATGCTCAAACGGAAAAAAGCACCTCTTTTACCCATCGACAGCGAGCATTCGGCTATTTTCCAATGCCTTCAGGGAAGCCGACCGGAGCAGATTGAAAAGATACTTCTTACCGCTTCCGGAGGGCCTTTCGCTAACAGTTCAGCTTCAGATTTGCATCGGGTAACGGTTGATGAGGCGCTCCAGCATCCAACTTGGCAGATGGGGTCTTTGGTAACTATAAATTCCGCAACCCTCATGAATAAAGGGCTTGAGGTTATCGAGGCTCACTGGCTTTTTGGGGTGGACGTGAGTCAGATTGAAGTAGTGATTCATCCGCAAAGCATCGTTCACTCGATGGTCCAGTTTAAAGACGGCTCGATTTTGGGGCAAATGGGCCTTCCTGATATGCGTCTGCCCATTCAATATGCGCTTCTTTATCCTGAGCGGGTAGATAGCCATCTCCCAAGACTTGACCTTACAAAAGTTGGCGGTTTGACTTTTACGGAACCGGACACGCAGAGGTTTCCATGCTTGAGCTTGGCCTATCATGCTGCGCGAACGGGCAAGACTATGCCGACGGTCATGAACGGAGCCAATGAAGCTGCAGTCGAATTATTTTTACAAAGAAAGATCGCTTTGGCAGAGATTCCACGTATTATACAAATAGTGATGACGCGGCATAACCCTGTAGAGGTTTCATTTGAATCGATTGTTGAAAACGATCAATGGGCGCGCAAAGTTGCTCGCCAGGTAGCAGTTTCAATGACAGAAGGAACAGGGCAGTAG
- a CDS encoding isoprenyl transferase yields MASKGRSAIDSSEASTREYAQSHGVDLTRLPSHIAIIMDGNGRWAQKRGLPRLLGHRRGYKTVQEIVRFSTDVGISTLTLYVFSVENWRRPMDEVSGLMSLIEHAIKEQLRELHKNGVRVTFCGRIDQLPDSLREALLTGMETTRNNTRLTLNLAINYGGRAEIVDAAKSLAREAAAGALDPESIDDNAISSRLYTAALPDPDLLIRTAGEMRVSNFLLWQIAYAEIYVTQTFWPDFTKDELITALIDYQKRIRKFGGIEKK; encoded by the coding sequence ATGGCATCCAAGGGGCGCTCCGCAATCGATTCGAGCGAAGCATCCACTCGCGAATATGCGCAATCTCACGGTGTTGATTTAACACGGCTTCCTTCGCATATCGCGATTATTATGGATGGCAATGGCCGTTGGGCTCAGAAGCGCGGCCTTCCTCGTTTATTGGGTCATCGTCGTGGCTATAAGACCGTCCAAGAGATTGTTAGGTTCTCAACGGATGTAGGCATTTCAACGCTGACGCTTTATGTGTTCAGTGTTGAAAATTGGCGAAGGCCGATGGATGAGGTTAGTGGTTTGATGAGCCTCATTGAGCATGCGATTAAAGAGCAGCTTCGTGAACTTCATAAGAACGGGGTTCGAGTAACCTTCTGCGGGCGAATAGATCAACTTCCTGATTCGCTTCGAGAAGCTCTTTTAACGGGTATGGAGACGACACGGAATAACACCCGCCTGACACTTAACCTGGCAATCAATTATGGCGGGAGGGCAGAGATTGTCGATGCCGCTAAATCACTGGCGCGTGAAGCTGCCGCTGGGGCGCTCGATCCCGAATCAATCGATGATAATGCAATTTCGAGCCGGCTTTATACGGCTGCATTGCCTGACCCTGATCTCCTCATTCGAACTGCGGGGGAGATGCGGGTGAGTAATTTTCTCTTGTGGCAGATTGCCTACGCGGAGATTTATGTCACCCAAACATTTTGGCCTGATTTTACAAAGGACGAATTGATAACGGCGCTGATTGATTATCAAAAGCGCATACGAAAATTCGGGGGAATTGAGAAGAAGTAG
- the frr gene encoding ribosome recycling factor, giving the protein MVEDLLKDAEKRMQQAVEHASHDFQTFRTGRANPMMLERITVDYFGTPTHLNQLANISVPEPRQILITPWDKSAYPLIEKAIQKSDLGINPMSDSAGIRLNIPPLTEDRRKEMIKQLHKRGEEAHVAIRNVRRDINDHLKAEEKAKKISEDDRKRAEEKVQKVTDKYIEQATQLQKKKEEELLEV; this is encoded by the coding sequence ATGGTTGAAGACCTATTGAAAGATGCGGAAAAACGAATGCAGCAGGCCGTGGAGCATGCTAGCCATGATTTTCAAACATTTCGTACGGGACGGGCGAACCCTATGATGCTTGAACGGATCACAGTCGATTATTTTGGGACGCCAACCCATCTTAATCAACTCGCTAATATCAGCGTACCTGAACCACGCCAAATTCTCATTACACCCTGGGATAAGAGCGCCTATCCGCTTATTGAAAAGGCCATTCAGAAGTCAGACCTTGGTATTAACCCAATGTCCGATAGCGCCGGTATTCGCCTGAATATCCCGCCTTTGACTGAAGATCGCCGCAAAGAAATGATTAAGCAGCTTCATAAGCGCGGTGAAGAAGCTCATGTGGCTATTCGTAATGTGCGACGCGACATCAACGATCACCTCAAGGCTGAAGAGAAAGCTAAGAAGATATCGGAAGATGATCGTAAGCGCGCAGAAGAAAAAGTTCAGAAAGTGACTGATAAATATATCGAGCAGGCAACACAGCTCCAGAAGAAGAAGGAAGAAGAGCTGTTGGAGGTCTGA